The DNA sequence AGACCGCGGGAAGCAGCGGAAGATGCTCGGCGACATCGCGGCGGACGCGACCCAGGAGGCCGCCGCCACGCTTCCGGCAAGCTACGCGGCGGACTCCGCGTTAGGGCTCACCGGCGCGCCCTCCGACGAGGAGTTCTACGACGTCGGCGCCCAGACGGAAGCGGCGGTGGAGTATCTCCCGACATTCGCGGCCTACGAGATCGGAAGCCGGGCGGCCTTAGGTGGGGTGGGCGCGGCCCTGCAGGGCATCGGCAAAGCCGCGAAGAGCTACATGTCTGGCTCCGGCGGGATGGGCGTGGCCCAAACCGTAAGCAACGCCTTCACCGCTATCTCGGACACGGCCAAAGCGATGGGCAAGGCCGGCTCCGAGGCGGAGACGCGCTTCAATCAGCGGGTCCGCGGAAGCGGCTCGACCGCGGAGATGGTCAAGCGCGGATACGAGCAGGCCGGGAAGTACATGACCGACCGAAAAGGCGCGCTCAAGGACCCGGCCAGCCGCCGCCTCGCCCGCGGCGACTCGAAGGTAAAGCGCAACCCGGCGGAAACCAGCTCCACCCTCCGCGGCGCAAAGCAACTCTTCGACCGCGAAAGCGGCCGCAACGCCATCACGGAGATGGCCATCGGGTCCTCCGGCCGCCCGGAAGACGAGGCGGTGGCGGCCCTGCAGGACGTCAAGTCCACGCTCTTTAGGGAAGGAGACCAGCCTCGCTCCCGTGTCGCCCGCATGCTGGGCGGAGATGCGGTGAGCTACGGCGAGCTGAAGCGCTCGAACATCGAGATGGCCGAGGAGACCCAGCGGCAGATGCAGTCGGTGAAGGAGGGCCTGGACGACGCGCGGCGCCAGGTCGAGGCCGAGGCCGGCAACGTGACCAACAACAAAGCCGCGGGCCTCATCGGGTCGATGGCCGAGCGCGGGGCAGAAGGCCTCCGGGTCTCCGGCTACATGAAGAAAGGCGGGGAAGTGATGCGCGTCCCGACCGGCCAAGACGCGCGGGCCAGCGCCGAAATTACTAAATGCTCTGAGAGTTGCTGCGGCAAGAAGACTGCTGCGGCAAAAGGAAAACGCCCGGCACTCCCACCAAGGAAGCCGGGCGTCAGTGCTCATGTGGCACTGCGGAGAAATGGATCGGGATTTTCGGTCCCTACTTGTGCTTCGAAGACACGCCCAGGGACCGAAGCATAACGCCTGCCCACTTGCTTCACTTTTTCTTCTTGTTTTGTTTACTCCGGCGTCACAGTTCCTGTTGAAAACCCAGGGTGGGGTTTTGGTGCGTTATGTGAATCAGGGGTTGAGAGCGAGGATCAGCATCGCAGCAGCGAGCCGACCGAAGGCGTGAGCGAGCAGTCCCTAGTATGAGCGCACCTTCGAGGCCCGCCGAATCCCGGTTCTCTCGTTGATCCAGTTGAATAGCGACTCGATCGGCCGGGAGAATCCGGCTTACAGCCTTGGAAAACAGCTTATCTGCCGCCGGAAGGGTCTTCTGGCCCTTGTCCTTCTCGGGCCAGAGTCAGCAGATCAAGGTTCTGGTCCTCCGCGAGCCTCTCTTTGAGCGGTCCTTCGCAGCAGGCCTTGTCTCCACAGAGAACCCCGCCTTCGATTGTCGGCAAAACGCGCCGGAGAGCGCGAAGATCGTTTTCACTTCCGGGTGTCAGTCCGGCCCGCTCCGGAATCGGAAGCTGCTCGGATCTGCGCTCGACGACAAGATGGAGTTTCACGCCGTGAAAGAAGATATCCTTAGAGGAGCAGTAACCGACCGGTGCGAGCCGGTCGGAGGCCACCGTTGCCTGGGAGGCCCGCTGTCCCTTCGCCAGCATAATCGGCATCGAGTCGGCAATGCGAATCATCCCATCTCGGGTCTTTTTGCAGCCGACTTCGGAGAGGGCCTCTTCAACCATCGGAGCAAAAACGGCGCTCAGCCAGCCCGGACGGCGATTGTAGCTCTGATAAGAGGGAAGATCCGGGAACCACTCCGAAAAATGATCTTCCACGTATTCGTGAATCTCGCTGATGGTCTTTCGCTTTTTGATGAGCCCGAATACGTAAATCGTCAGTACCTCCTCGTCGGTAAACTCCGGATCGCTATTGTTGCTCTGCCGCTGGGCCGCCGCAGCGAGTCGGCCTCCGAACCGACAGGTTCTTGCGCTGGCAGATGAACAGGTAGATTCGAACAGGTGTAGAAGTAGCGTCCATGTCTCCAAGGGCGGCTTAGCAGAAAGATGTTTGGTTGCACCTTTCTTCAAGCCGCCTGCGGCGATGTGGTTTTTCAACCCCTGATCGGCGTAATGTAGATTAAAAAAACAGGACTCATGTGTAGACATTTCGGGTATGCATCAATCTTATCAATTGTACTGATACTTGCTTCCTGTAACGATTCTACTATAAATGGATTCGAGTGTAAAGGAAAAACTGATAACTTAACTAAAGCACTAGGAATCAACATAGAAAATATCAGTAATGCATGCGGTGGATACGATAAAAAAATGAAGAGGTCACCGCTTTACATATATGGCCTACCTAACGAGTCCGAACATCACGTAAGATCTTTACGAGCAAGTGCAATACTCGACACGGTTAGATTAGTTAACCTTGCAAACAGATATTCTGGCGAAGCTTTGAGCGAAGGTGAAAACCTCAGAGACTACTCACCCTTTAACGAAAAGTACCAAAATATTAAATCAAAATATGAACATTCAGAGGAATGGGTCAAAACTGGAATTGACACTACCAATGAAGAGGGTAGTTTTTATGGTAGTAACTACTACGTTGAAGAAAGATGGAGAAAGGCAAAATTATCGACGGAAGAAAAAATAGATGGTAGGGCAGAGGTAAAGCTACAAAAGAGGCTAATCATAGAAACAAAGTCTGTTCCCGGAAAAGAATACAAGGAGTCTGATAATATATATGCGGTGGTACTCCTTATAGTTAGGGATTCTGCTTACTACTGACAAGTTATTCGTTAGATGTCAGGTAGGATACGTGATAGGAGAAGTCCAAACAGTATAAGAGCCGAACCATCATCTCTTGCACAGCGAGGAAAGGTGATTCTCACTGCGCCCACTCCAACCACTTGATCTATGTCGATAAGACCAAACAAGAGATATCAATTAATTAGAGCAGATAGAAGACTCGGCTATCCAACCAGATGGGGCAGTCGCGACATCCCCACCCACTCCCACGACATCGGCGGACGGGGCGCCCCGCCATGGGGTCACGCGTCCGGCGTCTCCCCCCGTACCACGCCCCGTGCGGATCGGCAGCCGATCGAGTCGCTTTTCAACTGGATCAACGAGAAAACCGGCATTCAGCGAGCCTCGAAGGTGCGTTCCTACCAAGGTTTGCTCGTATATGCATTCGGTCGGCTCGCTGCCGCAATGCTCCTGCTCTCAAACCCTGATTCGCATACGTTATACAAATCCAGCAATCACCGAGAGAAAGGCTCTACAGAAGGAAAGCTCGCCCACTGCGGCGGGCTTTTCGTATTTCGGGCCGGTTTGGCTACACAACGTTCCCGGTTCCGTCTTGACTTTGTGCCACGCGTTGCGTCAATTTCAAACGCGCGACACATTTCGTTCGCTAAGACGGTGGGGGTGTCGCGTCGCCCGGTCAGAATCGGCCGGGCGTTTCCATGCCACTCATCTCTGTGCTACTCGTCGGAGGACAGTCAGGGCTGATCTCCCACCTCCCCACTGGCGTTCCTAAGCGCCCCGGCACACGTCTCTAGTCGAGCCGCGATGTGGCGGGCCTGCTCATCCGGACGCGGGAGCTCGGCCTCGTCGATCTCCAACTCCTCCGGCAACTCCTGCTGGCGGAGCCGGTGCCGGACGGCCGCGAGGTCTCCGGCGCACGCGTCCAGAACGTCGAGCACGGCGGTAATCGCTTCCGACAAGGGCACGCGGGCCGCGCCGTCGCCCTCCTGAGGTTCGTCTTCGCCAATCGGAAAATCAGAGTCAGGCACGATGCTACCTCGGTTGTCTACAGCTCCGCGTGTCTACAACTCGCTCGGAAACTCCTTTGCAATGCCCGACGCCTGAAGCTTTTCCTCAGCGAAGAAATGGACCTCTCCCTCTTCGGTCACGATCCATACCTCCTCGGCGCCGGCCTCCTGGTAGAGCTTTCGCTTCTCTTTCATCTCGTCCCAGCCACCCGGCCCGGACATCACCTCGATGCAAATTTCCGGCGCGACGGTTGGAGGGTCGCCAGCGCCTTCCATTTCCCGTACACGGCTCTCGCTCGCCCACGTGACATCTGCCTGGCGCACTCCCTTCCCTGTGGTAATCGGGCACTCTGGAAATACCTCTCCTCCAGTGAGGACGGCGTCAAGCTTCTTCTGGATTGCGCGCTGGAGCTGGGAGTGGGAGAACCGACGCGGACTCAAGACAATCTGGCCTCTGTGGTTGGTCTCGGTCTTGTAGGGAAGATCGCTGAGAAGCGGGTCGCCC is a window from the Salinibacter pepae genome containing:
- a CDS encoding Uma2 family endonuclease → MPTTTTAKEEHQKRWQEIVGDPLLSDLPYKTETNHRGQIVLSPRRFSHSQLQRAIQKKLDAVLTGGEVFPECPITTGKGVRQADVTWASESRVREMEGAGDPPTVAPEICIEVMSGPGGWDEMKEKRKLYQEAGAEEVWIVTEEGEVHFFAEEKLQASGIAKEFPSEL